The following proteins come from a genomic window of Takifugu rubripes chromosome 11, fTakRub1.2, whole genome shotgun sequence:
- the LOC101069648 gene encoding alpha-2-macroglobulin-like isoform X2, whose product MALPGGRTCAWTLLLCLNWVFFDGVAAGPQFMVTIPGVIEVGSTSRLCASLLQPNESLAMTAILTYNDNKMVIFERVSDKQFHQCTNFQAPEMSKSKVHNLIVTVRGAQFSLTESRKIMIKYYPLKSFVQTDKPIYLPGQTVHFRVVTLDTKLRPAKGLYDVIELLDPQQNRIGQWLNATSNGAILQLSYSLNSEVREGWYTISVWMKRNQVNKRFKVEKYVLPKFKVSLQAPNEVSVGKEELEMDVCAKYTYGQPVPGMVNIEICRRPRSYLTDQIPVLCFKEAKQTDKTGCAKFNPKMSVFTKIEAKAFHPSLHITASVEEEGTGTSLPAEKVVELSYIIGKLIFVETPKIYNEESTLEGKIKAVHHNDTPVPNMEIQLLNAKGWQDWVLLNLTTDAEGIATFSLNTTLFNGEDIRLKASEVRQDRNFLEPFFDSAHHTVSVFQPPLPFSKSVSSLVVNKKEEALSCDGEETISIRYNFVGETAGNVDVIYLIMSRGMIITQGLQMVEILKDPVTEGSISFSVKMSPEFSPALQVMAYVILPSENVIAHKADFTVTKCFLNKVSVEFSPTSAVPGEEVNMKVKALPNSLCGVSAIDQSVLILEPGETMTADKIFNLLPVSTVSGIPYEIEDSEPCLHVRQKRYILPVPPPGEANDAHSVFQSLGLKVATNLLIKMPSCVKFKGLEYHRGLMLYRFSAPRVMAMAETGMAAAPGRGIIKTVRTFFPETWVWKLAEVGDSAQTDLPLTVPDTITTWKTEAFCLSPQGFGLAPQNEITVFQPFFLELSLPYSIIRGEQFELKATVFNYQSTCMMVSVKATPSDEYTLTPLSGNEYTSCLCGSERKTLSWTMVPSVLGVVNVTVSAEAIASHASCDNEIVSVPERGRIDTVTRSLVVKAEGTEMKKINNWLLCPNDEVLKEEVELELPDNAIDGSARALVSVLGDIMGRALQNLDGLLKMPYGCGEQNMALLAPNIYILQYLRSTEQLTDDILKKAIHFLTSGYQRQLNYKHLDGSYSAFGIGDGNTWLTAFVVRSFEKAKAFIYIDPTKMDESKNWLLGRQKEDGCFAQSGKLFNNRMKGGVSDEVTLSAYITAALLEMNMSATDLPVHRSMMCLKESTNNLNNTYTTALMAYVFSLAGDLKTRDFLLQHLDSVSSQEGGLIHWSQSTDEGYGSLSVEIGSYVLLAKLSGSPTTEDLGYASRIVRWLSMQQNYYGGFSSTQDTVVALQALALYSSLVYSTKGSSTVKVNSPSGQLVFDVNQNNKLVYHEKLLKDLGGKVNLEVEGSMCASIQISLHYNIPTPTTVDIFFVEAKPECQTQKNRVTLKLSSLYRGKQQTTNMVILEVTMLSGFVPDPESVANLRQALLVGRVEENEGRVLIYITELPKDIPIHHTLTLIQEVPVQNLKPALVKIYDYYQPSDQAETEYVVTCDTK is encoded by the exons atgGCTCTGCCGGGGGGTCGTACTTGCGCGTGGACGCTGCTCCTTTGCCTCAACTGGGTCTTCTTCGATGGCGTGGCCGCCGGACC acagttCATGGTGACCATTCCTGGCGTCATCGAAGTTGGATCGACGAGCAGGCTGTGCGCCAGTCTCTTGCAGCCCAACGAGTCTTTGGCCATGACCGCCATTCTCACCTACAACGACAACAAAATGGTCATCTTTGAGAGAGTTTCAGACAAACAATTCCACCAATGCACAAACTTCCAG GCTCCGGAGATGTCGAAATCTAAGGTCCACAATCTCATCGTCACTGTACGCGGAGCGCAGTTTTCCTTGACGGAATCACGAAAAATCATGATCAAATACTACCCATTGAAGTCCTTCGTCCAAACAGACAAGCCCATCTACCTGCCTGGTCAAACAG TTCATTTCAGAGTCGTCACGCTGGACACCAAGCTGAGACCTGCAAAAGGGCTG taCGACGTCATCGAACTTCTG GACCCTCAACAAAACCGGATCGGGCAGTGGCTGAACGCCACGTCTAACGGGGCAATACTGCAGCTGTCCTATTCCCTCAACTCTGAGGTCCGCGAGGGATGGTATACCATTTCAGTTTGGATGAAGAGAAACCAAGTAAACAAGAGATTTAAGGTGGAAAAATATG TCCTCCCAAAATTTAAGGTGAGCCTCCAAGCGCCCAACGAGGTAAGCGTTGGAAAAGAGGAACTGGAAATGGACGTCTGTGCAAA ATACACGTATGGACAACCTGTGCCGGGGATGGTGAACATCGAGATTTGCCGGAGACCGAGGAGCTATTTGACCGATCAGATCCCAGTCCTGTGTTTCAAAGAGGCGAAACAG ACGGACAAGACCGGCTGTGCCAAATTCAACCCCAAAATGTCGGTTTTCACCAAAATAGAAGCTAAGGCGTTTCACCCTTCCCTCCACATCACAGccagcgtggaggaggaggggacag GAACTTCACTTCCAGCGGAGAAAGTTGTGGAGCTCTCTTACATAATTGGGAAGTTGATCTTTGTTGAAACACCCAAGATTTACAATGAGGAATCCACTTTGGAGGGGAAG ATTAAAGCGGTTCACCACAACGATACGCCCGTCCCTAACATGGAGATCCAGTTACTGAATGCTAAAGGCTGGCAGGACTGGGTGCTACTGAACCTCACCACAGATGCCGAGGGAATTGCCACTTTCTCATTAAACACAACACTGTTCAATGGAGAGGACATCAGACTCAAG GCCTCAGAAGTACGACAAGACCGTAACTTCCTGGAACCATTCTTTGACAGCGCCCACCACACAGTGTCCGTGTTCCAGCCGCCTTTGCCTTTTTCCAAATCTGTCAGCTCCTTGGTCGTGAACAAAAAGGAGGAAGCTCTTTCGTGtgatggagaggagaccatCTCCATCAGATACAACTTCGTGGGAGAAACTGCAGGAAATGTGGATGTGATATATTTG ATTATGTCAAGAGGAATGATCATCACTCAGGGACTTCAAATGGTGGAGATTCTGAAAGATCCCG TGACGGAGGGCAGCATATCCTTCagtgtgaaaatgtctccaGAGTTTTCACCGGCCCTGCAGGTCATGGCGTACGTCATCCTCCCGAGCGAGAACGTGATTGCCCACAAGGCCGATTTCACCGTGACCAAATGCTTCCTTAACAAG GTGTCTGTGGAGTTTTCCCCGACCTCCGCTGTCCCGGGAGAGGAAGTCAACATGAAGGTGAAGGCTCTTCCAAACTCTCTGTGTGGCGTGAGCGCCATTGACCAGAGCGTCCTCATCCTAGAGCCCGGGGAGACCATGACCGCTGACAAG atattTAACTTGCTGCCTGTGAGTACAGTTTCTGGTATCCCATATGAAATTGAGGACTCTGAACCGTGTTTACACGTGAGGCAAAAAAGATATATATTGCCCGTTCCACCTCCTGGTGAGGCAAATGACGCTCATTCAGTTTTTCAG AGTTTAGGTCTGAAGGTTGCCACAAACTTGCTAATCAAGATGCCATCATGTGTGAAATTCAAAGGGTTGGAGTACCATCGTGGCTTGATGT TATACCGCTTTTCAGCACCACGTGTCATGGCCATGGCGGAAACCGGTATGGCTGCGGCACCAGGAAGAGGCATAATCAAAACCGTCCGCACTTTCTTCCCAGAAACCTGGGTGTGGAAACTGGCTGAAGTCGG AGACTCTGCACAGACGGATTTGCCCCTCACTGTCCcagacaccatcaccacctggaAGACGGAGGCGTTCTGCTTGTCCCCTCAGGGTTTCGGCCTAGCTCCCCAGAACGAGATCACTGTGTTCCAGCCCTTCTTCCTGGAGCTCAGCCTGCCGTACTCCATCATCCGCGGCGAGCAGTTTGAACTGAAGGCAACCGTCTTCAACTACCAGTCCACTTGCATGATG GTCAGCGTGAAAGCAACCCCATCAGATGAATATACCCTCACACCTCTGTCCGGAAACGagtacacttcctgtctgtgtggcaGCGAACGCAAAACCCTGAGCTGGACCATGGTGCCCTCAGTGTTGG GCGTTGTGAACGTAACTGTGAGCGCCGAGGCCATAGCATCACACGCGTCATGTGACAACGAGATCGTGAGCGTGCCGGAGAGAGGTCGCATCGACACGGTCACGCGGTCGCTCGTCGTGAAG gCCGAAGGGACggagatgaaaaaaataaataactggctgctgtgtccaaacG atGAGGTGCTGAAAGAGGAAGTCGAACTAGAACTTCCTGATAATGCGATCGATGGATCAGCCCGAGCTTTAGTATCTGTGCTGG GCGACATCATGGGCCGGGCTCTGCAGAACCTGGATGGACTGTTGAAGATGCCGTACGGATGCGGGGAGCAGAACATGGCGCTCCTGGCCCCCAACATCTATATCCTACAGTACCTGAGAAGCACAGAACAGCTGACAGATGACATCTTAAAGAAGGCCATCCACTTCCTGACCAGCG GATATCAGAGGCAGCTGAACTACAAACACCTGGATGGATCTTACAGCGCATTTGGAATCGGAGACGGGAACACCTG GCTGACCGCTTTCGTGGTGAGATCTTTTGAAAAAGCGAAGGCATTCATCTACATCGACCCGACAAAGATGGACGAGTCCAAGAACTGGCTGCTGGGCCGACAGAAAGAAGACGGCTGTTTTGCGCAATCTGGAAAACTCTTCAACAACAGGATGAAG ggtgGAGTTTCTGATGAAGTGACGCTCAGCGCTTACATCACGGCCGCCTTACTGGAGATGAACATGTCGGCTACT GATCTTCCAGTCCACAGGAGCATGATGTGCCTCAAAGAATCCACCAACAACCTGAACAACACCTACACGACAGCTCTCATGGCCTACGTCTTCTCTCTGGCTGGAGACTTGAAGACTCgtgatttcctcctgcagcacttGGATTCGGTTTCCTCCCAGGAAG GGGGCTTAATCCACTGGTCCCAGAGCACAGATGAGGGGTATGGCTCTCTGTCAGTGGAGATCGGCTCCTACGTTCTGCTCGCCAAACTCAGTGGTTCTCCTACTACCGAAGACCTGGGCTACGCCAGCCGCATCGTCAGATGGCTCTCCATGCAGCAGAACTACTATGGAGGCTTCTCCTCTACACAG GACACGGTGGtcgctcttcaggctctggccCTTTACTCCTCTCTGGTGTACAGCACAAAGGGTTCAAGTACGGTCAAGGTCAATAGCCCCAGTGGTCAACTGGTATTTGATGTGAACCAGAACAACAAACTGGTCTACCacgagaagctgctgaaggacctGGGAGGAAAAGTCAACCTGGAAGTGGAGGGCTCAATGTGTGCTTCAATACAG ATTTCTCTTCACTACAACATTCCAACTCCTACCACCGTTGACATTTTCTTCGTGGAGGCAAAACCAGAGTGTCAGACTCAGAAAAACAGAGTCACGCTGAAGCTTTCGTCCCT ATACAGGGGCAAGCAACAGACCACAAACATGGTCATCCTGGAGGTTACAATGCTGTCTGGATTTGTTCCCGACCCCGAGTCTGTGGCGAAT CTCCGTCAAGCCCTCTTGGTGGGTCGCGTTGAAGAGAACGAGGGCCGAGTTCTGATCTACATCACTGAG CTGCCGAAGGACATCCCGATCCACCACACTTTAACCCTGATCCAGGAGGTCCCAGTGCAGAACCTGAAACCAGCTTTGGTCAAGATCTACGACTACTACCAGCCCA
- the LOC101069648 gene encoding alpha-2-macroglobulin-like isoform X1 yields MALPGGRTCAWTLLLCLNWVFFDGVAAGPQFMVTIPGVIEVGSTSRLCASLLQPNESLAMTAILTYNDNKMVIFERVSDKQFHQCTNFQAPEMSKSKVHNLIVTVRGAQFSLTESRKIMIKYYPLKSFVQTDKPIYLPGQTVHFRVVTLDTKLRPAKGLYDVIELLDPQQNRIGQWLNATSNGAILQLSYSLNSEVREGWYTISVWMKRNQVNKRFKVEKYVLPKFKVSLQAPNEVSVGKEELEMDVCAKYTYGQPVPGMVNIEICRRPRSYLTDQIPVLCFKEAKQTDKTGCAKFNPKMSVFTKIEAKAFHPSLHITASVEEEGTGTSLPAEKVVELSYIIGKLIFVETPKIYNEESTLEGKIKAVHHNDTPVPNMEIQLLNAKGWQDWVLLNLTTDAEGIATFSLNTTLFNGEDIRLKASEVRQDRNFLEPFFDSAHHTVSVFQPPLPFSKSVSSLVVNKKEEALSCDGEETISIRYNFVGETAGNVDVIYLIMSRGMIITQGLQMVEILKDPVTEGSISFSVKMSPEFSPALQVMAYVILPSENVIAHKADFTVTKCFLNKVSVEFSPTSAVPGEEVNMKVKALPNSLCGVSAIDQSVLILEPGETMTADKIFNLLPVSTVSGIPYEIEDSEPCLHVRQKRYILPVPPPGEANDAHSVFQSLGLKVATNLLIKMPSCVKFKGLEYHRGLMLYRFSAPRVMAMAETGMAAAPGRGIIKTVRTFFPETWVWKLAEVGDSAQTDLPLTVPDTITTWKTEAFCLSPQGFGLAPQNEITVFQPFFLELSLPYSIIRGEQFELKATVFNYQSTCMMVSVKATPSDEYTLTPLSGNEYTSCLCGSERKTLSWTMVPSVLGVVNVTVSAEAIASHASCDNEIVSVPERGRIDTVTRSLVVKAEGTEMKKINNWLLCPNDEVLKEEVELELPDNAIDGSARALVSVLGDIMGRALQNLDGLLKMPYGCGEQNMALLAPNIYILQYLRSTEQLTDDILKKAIHFLTSGYQRQLNYKHLDGSYSAFGIGDGNTWLTAFVVRSFEKAKAFIYIDPTKMDESKNWLLGRQKEDGCFAQSGKLFNNRMKGGVSDEVTLSAYITAALLEMNMSATDLPVHRSMMCLKESTNNLNNTYTTALMAYVFSLAGDLKTRDFLLQHLDSVSSQEGGLIHWSQSTDEGYGSLSVEIGSYVLLAKLSGSPTTEDLGYASRIVRWLSMQQNYYGGFSSTQDTVVALQALALYSSLVYSTKGSSTVKVNSPSGQLVFDVNQNNKLVYHEKLLKDLGGKVNLEVEGSMCASIQISLHYNIPTPTTVDIFFVEAKPECQTQKNRVTLKLSSLYRGKQQTTNMVILEVTMLSGFVPDPESVANLRQALLVGRVEENEGRVLIYITELPKDIPIHHTLTLIQEVPVQNLKPALVKIYDYYQPSDQAETEYVVTCDVD; encoded by the exons atgGCTCTGCCGGGGGGTCGTACTTGCGCGTGGACGCTGCTCCTTTGCCTCAACTGGGTCTTCTTCGATGGCGTGGCCGCCGGACC acagttCATGGTGACCATTCCTGGCGTCATCGAAGTTGGATCGACGAGCAGGCTGTGCGCCAGTCTCTTGCAGCCCAACGAGTCTTTGGCCATGACCGCCATTCTCACCTACAACGACAACAAAATGGTCATCTTTGAGAGAGTTTCAGACAAACAATTCCACCAATGCACAAACTTCCAG GCTCCGGAGATGTCGAAATCTAAGGTCCACAATCTCATCGTCACTGTACGCGGAGCGCAGTTTTCCTTGACGGAATCACGAAAAATCATGATCAAATACTACCCATTGAAGTCCTTCGTCCAAACAGACAAGCCCATCTACCTGCCTGGTCAAACAG TTCATTTCAGAGTCGTCACGCTGGACACCAAGCTGAGACCTGCAAAAGGGCTG taCGACGTCATCGAACTTCTG GACCCTCAACAAAACCGGATCGGGCAGTGGCTGAACGCCACGTCTAACGGGGCAATACTGCAGCTGTCCTATTCCCTCAACTCTGAGGTCCGCGAGGGATGGTATACCATTTCAGTTTGGATGAAGAGAAACCAAGTAAACAAGAGATTTAAGGTGGAAAAATATG TCCTCCCAAAATTTAAGGTGAGCCTCCAAGCGCCCAACGAGGTAAGCGTTGGAAAAGAGGAACTGGAAATGGACGTCTGTGCAAA ATACACGTATGGACAACCTGTGCCGGGGATGGTGAACATCGAGATTTGCCGGAGACCGAGGAGCTATTTGACCGATCAGATCCCAGTCCTGTGTTTCAAAGAGGCGAAACAG ACGGACAAGACCGGCTGTGCCAAATTCAACCCCAAAATGTCGGTTTTCACCAAAATAGAAGCTAAGGCGTTTCACCCTTCCCTCCACATCACAGccagcgtggaggaggaggggacag GAACTTCACTTCCAGCGGAGAAAGTTGTGGAGCTCTCTTACATAATTGGGAAGTTGATCTTTGTTGAAACACCCAAGATTTACAATGAGGAATCCACTTTGGAGGGGAAG ATTAAAGCGGTTCACCACAACGATACGCCCGTCCCTAACATGGAGATCCAGTTACTGAATGCTAAAGGCTGGCAGGACTGGGTGCTACTGAACCTCACCACAGATGCCGAGGGAATTGCCACTTTCTCATTAAACACAACACTGTTCAATGGAGAGGACATCAGACTCAAG GCCTCAGAAGTACGACAAGACCGTAACTTCCTGGAACCATTCTTTGACAGCGCCCACCACACAGTGTCCGTGTTCCAGCCGCCTTTGCCTTTTTCCAAATCTGTCAGCTCCTTGGTCGTGAACAAAAAGGAGGAAGCTCTTTCGTGtgatggagaggagaccatCTCCATCAGATACAACTTCGTGGGAGAAACTGCAGGAAATGTGGATGTGATATATTTG ATTATGTCAAGAGGAATGATCATCACTCAGGGACTTCAAATGGTGGAGATTCTGAAAGATCCCG TGACGGAGGGCAGCATATCCTTCagtgtgaaaatgtctccaGAGTTTTCACCGGCCCTGCAGGTCATGGCGTACGTCATCCTCCCGAGCGAGAACGTGATTGCCCACAAGGCCGATTTCACCGTGACCAAATGCTTCCTTAACAAG GTGTCTGTGGAGTTTTCCCCGACCTCCGCTGTCCCGGGAGAGGAAGTCAACATGAAGGTGAAGGCTCTTCCAAACTCTCTGTGTGGCGTGAGCGCCATTGACCAGAGCGTCCTCATCCTAGAGCCCGGGGAGACCATGACCGCTGACAAG atattTAACTTGCTGCCTGTGAGTACAGTTTCTGGTATCCCATATGAAATTGAGGACTCTGAACCGTGTTTACACGTGAGGCAAAAAAGATATATATTGCCCGTTCCACCTCCTGGTGAGGCAAATGACGCTCATTCAGTTTTTCAG AGTTTAGGTCTGAAGGTTGCCACAAACTTGCTAATCAAGATGCCATCATGTGTGAAATTCAAAGGGTTGGAGTACCATCGTGGCTTGATGT TATACCGCTTTTCAGCACCACGTGTCATGGCCATGGCGGAAACCGGTATGGCTGCGGCACCAGGAAGAGGCATAATCAAAACCGTCCGCACTTTCTTCCCAGAAACCTGGGTGTGGAAACTGGCTGAAGTCGG AGACTCTGCACAGACGGATTTGCCCCTCACTGTCCcagacaccatcaccacctggaAGACGGAGGCGTTCTGCTTGTCCCCTCAGGGTTTCGGCCTAGCTCCCCAGAACGAGATCACTGTGTTCCAGCCCTTCTTCCTGGAGCTCAGCCTGCCGTACTCCATCATCCGCGGCGAGCAGTTTGAACTGAAGGCAACCGTCTTCAACTACCAGTCCACTTGCATGATG GTCAGCGTGAAAGCAACCCCATCAGATGAATATACCCTCACACCTCTGTCCGGAAACGagtacacttcctgtctgtgtggcaGCGAACGCAAAACCCTGAGCTGGACCATGGTGCCCTCAGTGTTGG GCGTTGTGAACGTAACTGTGAGCGCCGAGGCCATAGCATCACACGCGTCATGTGACAACGAGATCGTGAGCGTGCCGGAGAGAGGTCGCATCGACACGGTCACGCGGTCGCTCGTCGTGAAG gCCGAAGGGACggagatgaaaaaaataaataactggctgctgtgtccaaacG atGAGGTGCTGAAAGAGGAAGTCGAACTAGAACTTCCTGATAATGCGATCGATGGATCAGCCCGAGCTTTAGTATCTGTGCTGG GCGACATCATGGGCCGGGCTCTGCAGAACCTGGATGGACTGTTGAAGATGCCGTACGGATGCGGGGAGCAGAACATGGCGCTCCTGGCCCCCAACATCTATATCCTACAGTACCTGAGAAGCACAGAACAGCTGACAGATGACATCTTAAAGAAGGCCATCCACTTCCTGACCAGCG GATATCAGAGGCAGCTGAACTACAAACACCTGGATGGATCTTACAGCGCATTTGGAATCGGAGACGGGAACACCTG GCTGACCGCTTTCGTGGTGAGATCTTTTGAAAAAGCGAAGGCATTCATCTACATCGACCCGACAAAGATGGACGAGTCCAAGAACTGGCTGCTGGGCCGACAGAAAGAAGACGGCTGTTTTGCGCAATCTGGAAAACTCTTCAACAACAGGATGAAG ggtgGAGTTTCTGATGAAGTGACGCTCAGCGCTTACATCACGGCCGCCTTACTGGAGATGAACATGTCGGCTACT GATCTTCCAGTCCACAGGAGCATGATGTGCCTCAAAGAATCCACCAACAACCTGAACAACACCTACACGACAGCTCTCATGGCCTACGTCTTCTCTCTGGCTGGAGACTTGAAGACTCgtgatttcctcctgcagcacttGGATTCGGTTTCCTCCCAGGAAG GGGGCTTAATCCACTGGTCCCAGAGCACAGATGAGGGGTATGGCTCTCTGTCAGTGGAGATCGGCTCCTACGTTCTGCTCGCCAAACTCAGTGGTTCTCCTACTACCGAAGACCTGGGCTACGCCAGCCGCATCGTCAGATGGCTCTCCATGCAGCAGAACTACTATGGAGGCTTCTCCTCTACACAG GACACGGTGGtcgctcttcaggctctggccCTTTACTCCTCTCTGGTGTACAGCACAAAGGGTTCAAGTACGGTCAAGGTCAATAGCCCCAGTGGTCAACTGGTATTTGATGTGAACCAGAACAACAAACTGGTCTACCacgagaagctgctgaaggacctGGGAGGAAAAGTCAACCTGGAAGTGGAGGGCTCAATGTGTGCTTCAATACAG ATTTCTCTTCACTACAACATTCCAACTCCTACCACCGTTGACATTTTCTTCGTGGAGGCAAAACCAGAGTGTCAGACTCAGAAAAACAGAGTCACGCTGAAGCTTTCGTCCCT ATACAGGGGCAAGCAACAGACCACAAACATGGTCATCCTGGAGGTTACAATGCTGTCTGGATTTGTTCCCGACCCCGAGTCTGTGGCGAAT CTCCGTCAAGCCCTCTTGGTGGGTCGCGTTGAAGAGAACGAGGGCCGAGTTCTGATCTACATCACTGAG CTGCCGAAGGACATCCCGATCCACCACACTTTAACCCTGATCCAGGAGGTCCCAGTGCAGAACCTGAAACCAGCTTTGGTCAAGATCTACGACTACTACCAGCCCA